One part of the Nitrososphaerota archaeon genome encodes these proteins:
- a CDS encoding 50S ribosomal protein L40e, with protein sequence MPITDAVKKQIAQKRRLYFKICLRCGSKNPISATRCRKCRSPDLRLKNRALGVKK encoded by the coding sequence ATGCCTATCACCGACGCCGTGAAGAAACAGATTGCGCAGAAGCGACGACTCTACTTTAAGATCTGCCTAAGATGCGGAAGCAAGAACCCGATCAGCGCCACCCGCTGCAGAAAATGCAGAAGCCCAGATCTCCGCCTAAAGAACAGGGCGTTAGGTGTCAAGAAGTAA
- the albA gene encoding DNA-binding protein Alba, with protein MDNNTVLIGQKPVMNYVLAGLTLVQNGADGVVLKARGRAISKAVDVAQIITKRFATDITIKSIEINTEQVKSTETGNLSNVSSIEITLTK; from the coding sequence ATGGATAACAACACCGTGTTAATCGGACAGAAACCTGTAATGAACTACGTTCTAGCGGGCCTAACCTTGGTGCAAAACGGCGCCGACGGAGTGGTTCTGAAGGCACGTGGAAGAGCAATCAGCAAAGCTGTTGATGTTGCTCAGATCATTACTAAGAGGTTCGCAACAGACATTACCATCAAGAGCATCGAAATTAACACCGAACAGGTAAAGAGCACAGAGACCGGCAACCTCAGCAACGTCAGCTCAATCGAAATCACTCTAACGAAGTAG